A genomic region of Ovis canadensis isolate MfBH-ARS-UI-01 breed Bighorn chromosome 9, ARS-UI_OviCan_v2, whole genome shotgun sequence contains the following coding sequences:
- the RHPN1 gene encoding rhophilin-1 isoform X7 has protein sequence MVPEDRSDGPGAGEESARLQAGPIRKGCDLSADSPPGRLQSRRARIHQQIDRELRMRTGAENLYRATSNARVRETVALELSDVNSSLQLLKEELAGLDSSGDTGQPESEGVTAPMIPLGLKETKPLDWAPSLKELICRHFGEDGASYEAEIRELEELRQATRTPSRSKAGLELLTAYYNQLCFLEARFVTPARSLGLLFHWYDSLTGLPAQQRALAFEKGSVLFNIGALHTQIGARQNRSCPEGISRAVEAFQRAAGAFSLLRENFSHAPSPDMSPASLSMLEKLMSAQAQECVFEGLLLQAPGAAHDCLAQLRLAQEAAQVAAEYRLVHRTMVQPPIRNYVPFPWTTLVHVKAEHFHALAHYHAALGLCDGSPVAESELPILEKVFLASAEARGPVLPQEREERSKLGKAHLRRALLGQEAALQLHAVCRALRWEDLLQAVLARALQRSLAKYSELDLEDDFHEATEAPDVQPKTQQRAEGRTPSFSRVKGPLSVFSAKNHWRLVGPIHLSRGDGGFGFTLRGDSPVLIAAVVPGGRAAEAGLKEGDYIVSVNGQPCRWWKHAEVVAQLKGVGDEGVSLQVVTLLPAAELPVSGDRRPALGGLLRSQKECGQETPVPSRASPRPRPLLGWNRKANRGKTGRRLSPAPQP, from the exons ATGGTCCCCGAGGACAGATCGGACGGCCCGGGAGCCGGCGAGGAGAGCGCCCGGCTGCAAGCGGGCCCCATCCGCAAG GGCTGTGACCTCTCAGCAGATTCACCGCCCGGCCGCCTGCAGAGCCGCAGGGCCCGGATCCACCAGCAGATTGACAGGGAGCTGAGGATGCGGACAGGCGCCGAGAATCTGTACAG AGCCACCAGCAACGCCCGCGTCAGGGAGACTGTGGCCCTGGAACTGAGCGACGTCAACTCCAGCCTGCAGCTGCTGAAGGAGGAGCTGGCGGGGCTCGACAGCAGCGGGGACACGGGGCAGCCCGAGAg CGAAGGCGTCACTGCCCCCATGATCCCCCTGGGGCTGAAGGAGACCAAGCCCCTGGACTGGGCCCCCTCCCTGAAG GAGCTGATCTGCAGGCACTTTGGGGAGGATGGAGCTTCCTACGAGGCTGAGATCAGGGAGCTAGAGGAACTGCGGCAG GCCACGCGGACCCCCAGCCGGAGCAAAGCCGGCCTGGAGCTGCTCACGGCCTACTACAACCAGCTCTGCTTCCTGGAGGCGCGCTTTGTCACCCCTGCCCGGAGCCTCGGGCTGCTCTTCCACTG GTACGACTCGCTGACAGGGCTTCCAGCCCAGCAGCGGGCCCTGGCCTTCGAGAAGGGCAGCGTGCTGTTCAACATCGGCGCCCTGCACACCCAGATCGGGGCTCGCCAGAACCGCTCCTGCCCTGAGGGCATCAGCCGCGCCGTGGAAGCCTTTCAGAGGGCTGCTG GGGCCTTCAGCCTCCTGAGGGAGAACTTCTCCCACGCGCCCAGCCCGGACATGAGCCCCGCCTCCCTCTCCATGCTGGAGAAGCTCATGAGTGCCCAGGCCCAGGAGTGTGTCTTCGAGGGCCTCTTGCTGCAGGCCCCCGGGGCTGCCCACGACTGCCTGGCCCAGCTGCGCCTCGCCCAGGAGGCGGCCCAG GTGGCGGCCGAGTACCGGCTGGTGCATCGGACCATGGTCCAGCCGCCCATCCGGAACTACGTGCCCTTCCCCTGGACCACCCTGGTGCACGTGAAGGCTGAGCACTTCCACGCCCTGGCTCACTACCACGCGGCCCTGGGCCTGTGTGATGGCTCCC CGGTGGCCGAGTCGGAGCTCCCCATCCTTGAGAAAGTGTTCCTGGCCTCGGCTGAGGCCCGGGGCCCGGTGCTGCCCCAGGAGCGCGAGGAACGCAGCAAGCTGG GCAAGGCCCACCTGAGGCGAGCCCTCCTGGGGCAGGAGGCGGCGCTGCAGCTGCACGCCGTGTGCCGCGCCCTGCGCTGGGAGGACCTGCTGCAAGCCGTGCTGGCCCGGGCACTGCAGCGTTCTCTGGCCAAGTACTCGGAGCTCGACCTGGAGGACGACTTCCACGAGGCCACCGAGGCCCCTGACGTCCAGC CTAAGACgcagcagagggcagagggaaggaCACCCAGCTTCTCCCGGGTGAAG GGGCCCCTGTCCGTGTTCTCAGCCAAGAATCACTGGCGGCTGGTGGGGCCCATTCACCTGTCTCGAGGAGACGGAGGCTTCGGCTTCACGCTGCGGGGAGACTCACCTGTTCTCATCGCTGCCGTCGTTCCAGGGGGCCGGGCTGCG GAGGCCGGCCTGAAGGAAGGTGACTACATCGTGTCGGTGAACGGGCAGCCGTGCAGGTGGTGGAAGCACGCGGAGGTGGTGGCCCAGCTGAAGGGTGTGGGCGACGAGGGCGTGAGCCTGCAGGTGGTCACGCTGCTGCCTGCTGCCGAGCTGCCCGTCTCA GGGGACCGCCGGCCAGCCCTTGGGGGGCTTCTGAGAAGCCAGAAGGAGTGTGGCCAAGAGACACCAGTGCCCTCACGAGCCAGCCCGAGGCCCAGGCCCCTCCTTGGCTGGAACCGCAAGGCCAACAGGGGCAAGACTGGAAGAAGGCTGTCCCCAGCCCCACAGCCCTGA
- the RHPN1 gene encoding rhophilin-1 isoform X5: protein MVPEDRSDGPGAGEESARLQAGPIRKVGALDGRRPAAGGRREGCDLSADSPPGRLQSRRARIHQQIDRELRMRTGAENLYRATSNARVRETVALELSDVNSSLQLLKEELAGLDSSGDTGQPESEGVTAPMIPLGLKETKPLDWAPSLKELICRHFGEDGASYEAEIRELEELRQATRTPSRSKAGLELLTAYYNQLCFLEARFVTPARSLGLLFHWYDSLTGLPAQQRALAFEKGSVLFNIGALHTQIGARQNRSCPEGISRAVEAFQRAAGAFSLLRENFSHAPSPDMSPASLSMLEKLMSAQAQECVFEGLLLQAPGAAHDCLAQLRLAQEAAQVAAEYRLVHRTMVQPPIRNYVPFPWTTLVHVKAEHFHALAHYHAALGLCDGSPVAESELPILEKVFLASAEARGPVLPQEREERSKLGKAHLRRALLGQEAALQLHAVCRALRWEDLLQAVLARALQRSLAKYSELDLEDDFHEATEAPDVQPKTQQRAEGRTPSFSRVKGPLSVFSAKNHWRLVGPIHLSRGDGGFGFTLRGDSPVLIAAVVPGGRAAEAGLKEGDYIVSVNGQPCRWWKHAEVVAQLKGVGDEGVSLQVVTLLPAAELPVSGDRRPALGGLLRSQKECGQETPVPSRASPRPRPLLGWNRKANRGKTGRRLSPAPQP, encoded by the exons ATGGTCCCCGAGGACAGATCGGACGGCCCGGGAGCCGGCGAGGAGAGCGCCCGGCTGCAAGCGGGCCCCATCCGCAAGGTGGGAGCGCTCGACGGCCGGCGGCCGGCGGCCGGGGGGCGCCGGGAG GGCTGTGACCTCTCAGCAGATTCACCGCCCGGCCGCCTGCAGAGCCGCAGGGCCCGGATCCACCAGCAGATTGACAGGGAGCTGAGGATGCGGACAGGCGCCGAGAATCTGTACAG AGCCACCAGCAACGCCCGCGTCAGGGAGACTGTGGCCCTGGAACTGAGCGACGTCAACTCCAGCCTGCAGCTGCTGAAGGAGGAGCTGGCGGGGCTCGACAGCAGCGGGGACACGGGGCAGCCCGAGAg CGAAGGCGTCACTGCCCCCATGATCCCCCTGGGGCTGAAGGAGACCAAGCCCCTGGACTGGGCCCCCTCCCTGAAG GAGCTGATCTGCAGGCACTTTGGGGAGGATGGAGCTTCCTACGAGGCTGAGATCAGGGAGCTAGAGGAACTGCGGCAG GCCACGCGGACCCCCAGCCGGAGCAAAGCCGGCCTGGAGCTGCTCACGGCCTACTACAACCAGCTCTGCTTCCTGGAGGCGCGCTTTGTCACCCCTGCCCGGAGCCTCGGGCTGCTCTTCCACTG GTACGACTCGCTGACAGGGCTTCCAGCCCAGCAGCGGGCCCTGGCCTTCGAGAAGGGCAGCGTGCTGTTCAACATCGGCGCCCTGCACACCCAGATCGGGGCTCGCCAGAACCGCTCCTGCCCTGAGGGCATCAGCCGCGCCGTGGAAGCCTTTCAGAGGGCTGCTG GGGCCTTCAGCCTCCTGAGGGAGAACTTCTCCCACGCGCCCAGCCCGGACATGAGCCCCGCCTCCCTCTCCATGCTGGAGAAGCTCATGAGTGCCCAGGCCCAGGAGTGTGTCTTCGAGGGCCTCTTGCTGCAGGCCCCCGGGGCTGCCCACGACTGCCTGGCCCAGCTGCGCCTCGCCCAGGAGGCGGCCCAG GTGGCGGCCGAGTACCGGCTGGTGCATCGGACCATGGTCCAGCCGCCCATCCGGAACTACGTGCCCTTCCCCTGGACCACCCTGGTGCACGTGAAGGCTGAGCACTTCCACGCCCTGGCTCACTACCACGCGGCCCTGGGCCTGTGTGATGGCTCCC CGGTGGCCGAGTCGGAGCTCCCCATCCTTGAGAAAGTGTTCCTGGCCTCGGCTGAGGCCCGGGGCCCGGTGCTGCCCCAGGAGCGCGAGGAACGCAGCAAGCTGG GCAAGGCCCACCTGAGGCGAGCCCTCCTGGGGCAGGAGGCGGCGCTGCAGCTGCACGCCGTGTGCCGCGCCCTGCGCTGGGAGGACCTGCTGCAAGCCGTGCTGGCCCGGGCACTGCAGCGTTCTCTGGCCAAGTACTCGGAGCTCGACCTGGAGGACGACTTCCACGAGGCCACCGAGGCCCCTGACGTCCAGC CTAAGACgcagcagagggcagagggaaggaCACCCAGCTTCTCCCGGGTGAAG GGGCCCCTGTCCGTGTTCTCAGCCAAGAATCACTGGCGGCTGGTGGGGCCCATTCACCTGTCTCGAGGAGACGGAGGCTTCGGCTTCACGCTGCGGGGAGACTCACCTGTTCTCATCGCTGCCGTCGTTCCAGGGGGCCGGGCTGCG GAGGCCGGCCTGAAGGAAGGTGACTACATCGTGTCGGTGAACGGGCAGCCGTGCAGGTGGTGGAAGCACGCGGAGGTGGTGGCCCAGCTGAAGGGTGTGGGCGACGAGGGCGTGAGCCTGCAGGTGGTCACGCTGCTGCCTGCTGCCGAGCTGCCCGTCTCA GGGGACCGCCGGCCAGCCCTTGGGGGGCTTCTGAGAAGCCAGAAGGAGTGTGGCCAAGAGACACCAGTGCCCTCACGAGCCAGCCCGAGGCCCAGGCCCCTCCTTGGCTGGAACCGCAAGGCCAACAGGGGCAAGACTGGAAGAAGGCTGTCCCCAGCCCCACAGCCCTGA
- the RHPN1 gene encoding rhophilin-1 isoform X1, whose amino-acid sequence MVPEDRSDGPGAGEESARLQAGPIRKVGALDGRRPAAGGRREGCDLSADSPPGRLQSRRARIHQQIDRELRMRTGAENLYRATSNARVRETVALELSDVNSSLQLLKEELAGLDSSGDTGQPESEGVTAPMIPLGLKETKPLDWAPSLKVSAGLGSALRGFLVSSLTEELICRHFGEDGASYEAEIRELEELRQATRTPSRSKAGLELLTAYYNQLCFLEARFVTPARSLGLLFHWYDSLTGLPAQQRALAFEKGSVLFNIGALHTQIGARQNRSCPEGISRAVEAFQRAAGAFSLLRENFSHAPSPDMSPASLSMLEKLMSAQAQECVFEGLLLQAPGAAHDCLAQLRLAQEAAQVAAEYRLVHRTMVQPPIRNYVPFPWTTLVHVKAEHFHALAHYHAALGLCDGSPVAESELPILEKVFLASAEARGPVLPQEREERSKLGKAHLRRALLGQEAALQLHAVCRALRWEDLLQAVLARALQRSLAKYSELDLEDDFHEATEAPDVQPKTQQRAEGRTPSFSRVKVADIFHRLGPLSVFSAKNHWRLVGPIHLSRGDGGFGFTLRGDSPVLIAAVVPGGRAAEAGLKEGDYIVSVNGQPCRWWKHAEVVAQLKGVGDEGVSLQVVTLLPAAELPVSGDRRPALGGLLRSQKECGQETPVPSRASPRPRPLLGWNRKANRGKTGRRLSPAPQP is encoded by the exons ATGGTCCCCGAGGACAGATCGGACGGCCCGGGAGCCGGCGAGGAGAGCGCCCGGCTGCAAGCGGGCCCCATCCGCAAGGTGGGAGCGCTCGACGGCCGGCGGCCGGCGGCCGGGGGGCGCCGGGAG GGCTGTGACCTCTCAGCAGATTCACCGCCCGGCCGCCTGCAGAGCCGCAGGGCCCGGATCCACCAGCAGATTGACAGGGAGCTGAGGATGCGGACAGGCGCCGAGAATCTGTACAG AGCCACCAGCAACGCCCGCGTCAGGGAGACTGTGGCCCTGGAACTGAGCGACGTCAACTCCAGCCTGCAGCTGCTGAAGGAGGAGCTGGCGGGGCTCGACAGCAGCGGGGACACGGGGCAGCCCGAGAg CGAAGGCGTCACTGCCCCCATGATCCCCCTGGGGCTGAAGGAGACCAAGCCCCTGGACTGGGCCCCCTCCCTGAAGGTGAGTGCCGGCCTGGGCTCGGCTCTCAGGGGCTTCCTGGTCAGCAGTCTCACTGAG GAGCTGATCTGCAGGCACTTTGGGGAGGATGGAGCTTCCTACGAGGCTGAGATCAGGGAGCTAGAGGAACTGCGGCAG GCCACGCGGACCCCCAGCCGGAGCAAAGCCGGCCTGGAGCTGCTCACGGCCTACTACAACCAGCTCTGCTTCCTGGAGGCGCGCTTTGTCACCCCTGCCCGGAGCCTCGGGCTGCTCTTCCACTG GTACGACTCGCTGACAGGGCTTCCAGCCCAGCAGCGGGCCCTGGCCTTCGAGAAGGGCAGCGTGCTGTTCAACATCGGCGCCCTGCACACCCAGATCGGGGCTCGCCAGAACCGCTCCTGCCCTGAGGGCATCAGCCGCGCCGTGGAAGCCTTTCAGAGGGCTGCTG GGGCCTTCAGCCTCCTGAGGGAGAACTTCTCCCACGCGCCCAGCCCGGACATGAGCCCCGCCTCCCTCTCCATGCTGGAGAAGCTCATGAGTGCCCAGGCCCAGGAGTGTGTCTTCGAGGGCCTCTTGCTGCAGGCCCCCGGGGCTGCCCACGACTGCCTGGCCCAGCTGCGCCTCGCCCAGGAGGCGGCCCAG GTGGCGGCCGAGTACCGGCTGGTGCATCGGACCATGGTCCAGCCGCCCATCCGGAACTACGTGCCCTTCCCCTGGACCACCCTGGTGCACGTGAAGGCTGAGCACTTCCACGCCCTGGCTCACTACCACGCGGCCCTGGGCCTGTGTGATGGCTCCC CGGTGGCCGAGTCGGAGCTCCCCATCCTTGAGAAAGTGTTCCTGGCCTCGGCTGAGGCCCGGGGCCCGGTGCTGCCCCAGGAGCGCGAGGAACGCAGCAAGCTGG GCAAGGCCCACCTGAGGCGAGCCCTCCTGGGGCAGGAGGCGGCGCTGCAGCTGCACGCCGTGTGCCGCGCCCTGCGCTGGGAGGACCTGCTGCAAGCCGTGCTGGCCCGGGCACTGCAGCGTTCTCTGGCCAAGTACTCGGAGCTCGACCTGGAGGACGACTTCCACGAGGCCACCGAGGCCCCTGACGTCCAGC CTAAGACgcagcagagggcagagggaaggaCACCCAGCTTCTCCCGGGTGAAGGTAGCTGATATCTTCCACCGGCTG GGGCCCCTGTCCGTGTTCTCAGCCAAGAATCACTGGCGGCTGGTGGGGCCCATTCACCTGTCTCGAGGAGACGGAGGCTTCGGCTTCACGCTGCGGGGAGACTCACCTGTTCTCATCGCTGCCGTCGTTCCAGGGGGCCGGGCTGCG GAGGCCGGCCTGAAGGAAGGTGACTACATCGTGTCGGTGAACGGGCAGCCGTGCAGGTGGTGGAAGCACGCGGAGGTGGTGGCCCAGCTGAAGGGTGTGGGCGACGAGGGCGTGAGCCTGCAGGTGGTCACGCTGCTGCCTGCTGCCGAGCTGCCCGTCTCA GGGGACCGCCGGCCAGCCCTTGGGGGGCTTCTGAGAAGCCAGAAGGAGTGTGGCCAAGAGACACCAGTGCCCTCACGAGCCAGCCCGAGGCCCAGGCCCCTCCTTGGCTGGAACCGCAAGGCCAACAGGGGCAAGACTGGAAGAAGGCTGTCCCCAGCCCCACAGCCCTGA
- the RHPN1 gene encoding rhophilin-1 isoform X6, whose amino-acid sequence MVPEDRSDGPGAGEESARLQAGPIRKGCDLSADSPPGRLQSRRARIHQQIDRELRMRTGAENLYRATSNARVRETVALELSDVNSSLQLLKEELAGLDSSGDTGQPESEGVTAPMIPLGLKETKPLDWAPSLKELICRHFGEDGASYEAEIRELEELRQATRTPSRSKAGLELLTAYYNQLCFLEARFVTPARSLGLLFHWYDSLTGLPAQQRALAFEKGSVLFNIGALHTQIGARQNRSCPEGISRAVEAFQRAAGAFSLLRENFSHAPSPDMSPASLSMLEKLMSAQAQECVFEGLLLQAPGAAHDCLAQLRLAQEAAQVAAEYRLVHRTMVQPPIRNYVPFPWTTLVHVKAEHFHALAHYHAALGLCDGSPVAESELPILEKVFLASAEARGPVLPQEREERSKLGKAHLRRALLGQEAALQLHAVCRALRWEDLLQAVLARALQRSLAKYSELDLEDDFHEATEAPDVQPKTQQRAEGRTPSFSRVKVADIFHRLGPLSVFSAKNHWRLVGPIHLSRGDGGFGFTLRGDSPVLIAAVVPGGRAAEAGLKEGDYIVSVNGQPCRWWKHAEVVAQLKGVGDEGVSLQVVTLLPAAELPVSGDRRPALGGLLRSQKECGQETPVPSRASPRPRPLLGWNRKANRGKTGRRLSPAPQP is encoded by the exons ATGGTCCCCGAGGACAGATCGGACGGCCCGGGAGCCGGCGAGGAGAGCGCCCGGCTGCAAGCGGGCCCCATCCGCAAG GGCTGTGACCTCTCAGCAGATTCACCGCCCGGCCGCCTGCAGAGCCGCAGGGCCCGGATCCACCAGCAGATTGACAGGGAGCTGAGGATGCGGACAGGCGCCGAGAATCTGTACAG AGCCACCAGCAACGCCCGCGTCAGGGAGACTGTGGCCCTGGAACTGAGCGACGTCAACTCCAGCCTGCAGCTGCTGAAGGAGGAGCTGGCGGGGCTCGACAGCAGCGGGGACACGGGGCAGCCCGAGAg CGAAGGCGTCACTGCCCCCATGATCCCCCTGGGGCTGAAGGAGACCAAGCCCCTGGACTGGGCCCCCTCCCTGAAG GAGCTGATCTGCAGGCACTTTGGGGAGGATGGAGCTTCCTACGAGGCTGAGATCAGGGAGCTAGAGGAACTGCGGCAG GCCACGCGGACCCCCAGCCGGAGCAAAGCCGGCCTGGAGCTGCTCACGGCCTACTACAACCAGCTCTGCTTCCTGGAGGCGCGCTTTGTCACCCCTGCCCGGAGCCTCGGGCTGCTCTTCCACTG GTACGACTCGCTGACAGGGCTTCCAGCCCAGCAGCGGGCCCTGGCCTTCGAGAAGGGCAGCGTGCTGTTCAACATCGGCGCCCTGCACACCCAGATCGGGGCTCGCCAGAACCGCTCCTGCCCTGAGGGCATCAGCCGCGCCGTGGAAGCCTTTCAGAGGGCTGCTG GGGCCTTCAGCCTCCTGAGGGAGAACTTCTCCCACGCGCCCAGCCCGGACATGAGCCCCGCCTCCCTCTCCATGCTGGAGAAGCTCATGAGTGCCCAGGCCCAGGAGTGTGTCTTCGAGGGCCTCTTGCTGCAGGCCCCCGGGGCTGCCCACGACTGCCTGGCCCAGCTGCGCCTCGCCCAGGAGGCGGCCCAG GTGGCGGCCGAGTACCGGCTGGTGCATCGGACCATGGTCCAGCCGCCCATCCGGAACTACGTGCCCTTCCCCTGGACCACCCTGGTGCACGTGAAGGCTGAGCACTTCCACGCCCTGGCTCACTACCACGCGGCCCTGGGCCTGTGTGATGGCTCCC CGGTGGCCGAGTCGGAGCTCCCCATCCTTGAGAAAGTGTTCCTGGCCTCGGCTGAGGCCCGGGGCCCGGTGCTGCCCCAGGAGCGCGAGGAACGCAGCAAGCTGG GCAAGGCCCACCTGAGGCGAGCCCTCCTGGGGCAGGAGGCGGCGCTGCAGCTGCACGCCGTGTGCCGCGCCCTGCGCTGGGAGGACCTGCTGCAAGCCGTGCTGGCCCGGGCACTGCAGCGTTCTCTGGCCAAGTACTCGGAGCTCGACCTGGAGGACGACTTCCACGAGGCCACCGAGGCCCCTGACGTCCAGC CTAAGACgcagcagagggcagagggaaggaCACCCAGCTTCTCCCGGGTGAAGGTAGCTGATATCTTCCACCGGCTG GGGCCCCTGTCCGTGTTCTCAGCCAAGAATCACTGGCGGCTGGTGGGGCCCATTCACCTGTCTCGAGGAGACGGAGGCTTCGGCTTCACGCTGCGGGGAGACTCACCTGTTCTCATCGCTGCCGTCGTTCCAGGGGGCCGGGCTGCG GAGGCCGGCCTGAAGGAAGGTGACTACATCGTGTCGGTGAACGGGCAGCCGTGCAGGTGGTGGAAGCACGCGGAGGTGGTGGCCCAGCTGAAGGGTGTGGGCGACGAGGGCGTGAGCCTGCAGGTGGTCACGCTGCTGCCTGCTGCCGAGCTGCCCGTCTCA GGGGACCGCCGGCCAGCCCTTGGGGGGCTTCTGAGAAGCCAGAAGGAGTGTGGCCAAGAGACACCAGTGCCCTCACGAGCCAGCCCGAGGCCCAGGCCCCTCCTTGGCTGGAACCGCAAGGCCAACAGGGGCAAGACTGGAAGAAGGCTGTCCCCAGCCCCACAGCCCTGA
- the RHPN1 gene encoding rhophilin-1 isoform X3, giving the protein MVPEDRSDGPGAGEESARLQAGPIRKVGALDGRRPAAGGRREGCDLSADSPPGRLQSRRARIHQQIDRELRMRTGAENLYRATSNARVRETVALELSDVNSSLQLLKEELAGLDSSGDTGQPESEGVTAPMIPLGLKETKPLDWAPSLKELICRHFGEDGASYEAEIRELEELRQATRTPSRSKAGLELLTAYYNQLCFLEARFVTPARSLGLLFHWYDSLTGLPAQQRALAFEKGSVLFNIGALHTQIGARQNRSCPEGISRAVEAFQRAAGAFSLLRENFSHAPSPDMSPASLSMLEKLMSAQAQECVFEGLLLQAPGAAHDCLAQLRLAQEAAQVAAEYRLVHRTMVQPPIRNYVPFPWTTLVHVKAEHFHALAHYHAALGLCDGSPVAESELPILEKVFLASAEARGPVLPQEREERSKLGKAHLRRALLGQEAALQLHAVCRALRWEDLLQAVLARALQRSLAKYSELDLEDDFHEATEAPDVQPKTQQRAEGRTPSFSRVKVADIFHRLGPLSVFSAKNHWRLVGPIHLSRGDGGFGFTLRGDSPVLIAAVVPGGRAAEAGLKEGDYIVSVNGQPCRWWKHAEVVAQLKGVGDEGVSLQVVTLLPAAELPVSGDRRPALGGLLRSQKECGQETPVPSRASPRPRPLLGWNRKANRGKTGRRLSPAPQP; this is encoded by the exons ATGGTCCCCGAGGACAGATCGGACGGCCCGGGAGCCGGCGAGGAGAGCGCCCGGCTGCAAGCGGGCCCCATCCGCAAGGTGGGAGCGCTCGACGGCCGGCGGCCGGCGGCCGGGGGGCGCCGGGAG GGCTGTGACCTCTCAGCAGATTCACCGCCCGGCCGCCTGCAGAGCCGCAGGGCCCGGATCCACCAGCAGATTGACAGGGAGCTGAGGATGCGGACAGGCGCCGAGAATCTGTACAG AGCCACCAGCAACGCCCGCGTCAGGGAGACTGTGGCCCTGGAACTGAGCGACGTCAACTCCAGCCTGCAGCTGCTGAAGGAGGAGCTGGCGGGGCTCGACAGCAGCGGGGACACGGGGCAGCCCGAGAg CGAAGGCGTCACTGCCCCCATGATCCCCCTGGGGCTGAAGGAGACCAAGCCCCTGGACTGGGCCCCCTCCCTGAAG GAGCTGATCTGCAGGCACTTTGGGGAGGATGGAGCTTCCTACGAGGCTGAGATCAGGGAGCTAGAGGAACTGCGGCAG GCCACGCGGACCCCCAGCCGGAGCAAAGCCGGCCTGGAGCTGCTCACGGCCTACTACAACCAGCTCTGCTTCCTGGAGGCGCGCTTTGTCACCCCTGCCCGGAGCCTCGGGCTGCTCTTCCACTG GTACGACTCGCTGACAGGGCTTCCAGCCCAGCAGCGGGCCCTGGCCTTCGAGAAGGGCAGCGTGCTGTTCAACATCGGCGCCCTGCACACCCAGATCGGGGCTCGCCAGAACCGCTCCTGCCCTGAGGGCATCAGCCGCGCCGTGGAAGCCTTTCAGAGGGCTGCTG GGGCCTTCAGCCTCCTGAGGGAGAACTTCTCCCACGCGCCCAGCCCGGACATGAGCCCCGCCTCCCTCTCCATGCTGGAGAAGCTCATGAGTGCCCAGGCCCAGGAGTGTGTCTTCGAGGGCCTCTTGCTGCAGGCCCCCGGGGCTGCCCACGACTGCCTGGCCCAGCTGCGCCTCGCCCAGGAGGCGGCCCAG GTGGCGGCCGAGTACCGGCTGGTGCATCGGACCATGGTCCAGCCGCCCATCCGGAACTACGTGCCCTTCCCCTGGACCACCCTGGTGCACGTGAAGGCTGAGCACTTCCACGCCCTGGCTCACTACCACGCGGCCCTGGGCCTGTGTGATGGCTCCC CGGTGGCCGAGTCGGAGCTCCCCATCCTTGAGAAAGTGTTCCTGGCCTCGGCTGAGGCCCGGGGCCCGGTGCTGCCCCAGGAGCGCGAGGAACGCAGCAAGCTGG GCAAGGCCCACCTGAGGCGAGCCCTCCTGGGGCAGGAGGCGGCGCTGCAGCTGCACGCCGTGTGCCGCGCCCTGCGCTGGGAGGACCTGCTGCAAGCCGTGCTGGCCCGGGCACTGCAGCGTTCTCTGGCCAAGTACTCGGAGCTCGACCTGGAGGACGACTTCCACGAGGCCACCGAGGCCCCTGACGTCCAGC CTAAGACgcagcagagggcagagggaaggaCACCCAGCTTCTCCCGGGTGAAGGTAGCTGATATCTTCCACCGGCTG GGGCCCCTGTCCGTGTTCTCAGCCAAGAATCACTGGCGGCTGGTGGGGCCCATTCACCTGTCTCGAGGAGACGGAGGCTTCGGCTTCACGCTGCGGGGAGACTCACCTGTTCTCATCGCTGCCGTCGTTCCAGGGGGCCGGGCTGCG GAGGCCGGCCTGAAGGAAGGTGACTACATCGTGTCGGTGAACGGGCAGCCGTGCAGGTGGTGGAAGCACGCGGAGGTGGTGGCCCAGCTGAAGGGTGTGGGCGACGAGGGCGTGAGCCTGCAGGTGGTCACGCTGCTGCCTGCTGCCGAGCTGCCCGTCTCA GGGGACCGCCGGCCAGCCCTTGGGGGGCTTCTGAGAAGCCAGAAGGAGTGTGGCCAAGAGACACCAGTGCCCTCACGAGCCAGCCCGAGGCCCAGGCCCCTCCTTGGCTGGAACCGCAAGGCCAACAGGGGCAAGACTGGAAGAAGGCTGTCCCCAGCCCCACAGCCCTGA